The proteins below are encoded in one region of Acanthochromis polyacanthus isolate Apoly-LR-REF ecotype Palm Island chromosome 4, KAUST_Apoly_ChrSc, whole genome shotgun sequence:
- the ebna1bp2 gene encoding probable rRNA-processing protein EBP2, with amino-acid sequence MVIESSSMEPAEEEAQLGQESEDEYSELSDSELQEAFAKGLLKPGMNVLVDKSKKFVNNVDGMKQCLADLRKNLPWVERLDLTNLPAEDILSKAEGKVPALANGEVNADDDFQREMFFYRQAQATVLQALPLLNKHDIATKRPDDYFAEMAKSDQQMQKIRKKLISKQLSLEKSEKAKKLREQRKFGKKVQVEVIQKRQKEKKAMMSAVKKYQKGMTDKLDFLDGDQKTGKDSSDGSKKAMNKKGPNAKRKYKDKKFGFGGKKSGKKWNTKESFNDVSGFRAKVAHAKGGKKGKGGKQNKRPGKSVRKKMKSRS; translated from the exons ATGGTTATCGAAAGCAGCAGCATGGAGCCCGCAGAGGAGGAGGCGCAGCTCGGCCAGGAGTCAGAGGATGAATACAGCGAATTGTCCGACAGTGAG CTTCAAGAAGCCTTCGCAAAAGGCTTGTTGAAACCTGGCATGAACGTACTGGTGGACAAATCCAAGAAGTTCGTCAACAATGTG GATGGGATGAAACAGTGTCTTGCTGACTTGCGTAAAAATCTCCCCTGGGTGGAGAGGTTAGACCTGACCAATCTGCCAGCTGAAGACATTCTCAGCAAAGCTGAAGGAAAAGTTCCAGCTCTGGCCAATGGAGAAGTCAATGCAGACGACGACTTCCAGAGGGAGATGTTCTT CTACCGTCAAGCTCAAGCTACAGTCCTGCAGGCCCTGCCCCTCCTCAACAAGCACGACATAGCCACCAAGAGGCCCGATGATTACTTTGCAGAAATGGCCAAGTCAGATCAGCAGATGCAGAAG ATCAGGAAAAAGCTGATCTCAAAGCAGTTGAGTCTGGAGAAGTCAGAGAAGGCCAAGAAACTGCGAGAGCAAAGGAAGTTTGGCAAAAAG GTCCAAGTAGAAGTGATCCagaagagacagaaggagaagaaggccATGATGTCCGCTGTAAAGAAATATCAGAAAG GAATGACGGACAAACTGGACTTCTTAGACGGAGACCAGAAGACGGGCAAAGATTCGTCTGATGGCTCAAAGAAAGCAATGAATAAGAAGGG CCCCAACGCTAAGAGAAAATACAAGGACAAGAAGTTTGGCTTTGGAGGCAAAAAGAGTGGAAAGAAGTGGAACACCAAGGAGAGCTTCAACGATGTTTCCGGTTTTCGTGCCAAAGTGGCTCATGCCAAGGGAGGGAAGAAAGGCaaaggaggaaaacaaaat AAACGTCCGGGCAAGTCTGTGCGCAAGAAGATGAAGAGTCGCTCGTAA
- the cfap144 gene encoding protein FAM183A isoform X1 produces MAGKQKLDLVHQNQIHVETIKKEQRLQKLHTEFSINPYRKLHILPDKPMSRKPTEVIEENLDFLKAFHKAREEPTKKYSKPLTESQEIGWMSTALIPSNRRDTRCNFYRFRTDVTKHQEFAQKASN; encoded by the exons atgGCAGGAAAACAGAAACTGGATTTGGTCCATCAAAACCAAATTCATGTTGAGACCATAAAGAAAGAACAGAGACTGCAGAAACTCCACACCGAGTTCAGCATCAATCCCTACAGAAAAT TGCACATCCTGCCAGACAAACCCATGTCTAGGAAACCAACTGAAGTTATTGAAGAGAACT tggacTTCCTCAAGGCTTTCCACAAAGCCCGGGAGGAGCCCACCAAGAAATATTCAAAGCCCCTCACTGAGAGTCAGGAGATAGGATGGATGTCAACTGCACTG ATCCCATCGAACCGCCGTGACACGAGATGCAATTTCTACCGATTCAGAACGGATGTCACTAAACACCAAGAATTTGCCCAGAAAGCATCAAATTAA
- the cfap144 gene encoding protein FAM183A isoform X2: MAGKQKLDLVHQNQIHVETIKKEQRLQKLHTEFSINPYRKLHILPDKPMSRKPTEVIEENLDFLKAFHKAREEPTKKYSKPLTESQEIGWMSTALVEFCVHFYLKVSTDYPIEPP, translated from the exons atgGCAGGAAAACAGAAACTGGATTTGGTCCATCAAAACCAAATTCATGTTGAGACCATAAAGAAAGAACAGAGACTGCAGAAACTCCACACCGAGTTCAGCATCAATCCCTACAGAAAAT TGCACATCCTGCCAGACAAACCCATGTCTAGGAAACCAACTGAAGTTATTGAAGAGAACT tggacTTCCTCAAGGCTTTCCACAAAGCCCGGGAGGAGCCCACCAAGAAATATTCAAAGCCCCTCACTGAGAGTCAGGAGATAGGATGGATGTCAACTGCACTG gtagaattctgcgtacatttctacctcaaagtttctactgACT ATCCCATCGAACCGCCGTGA